DNA sequence from the Candidatus Delongbacteria bacterium genome:
ACAAGTTGGAACCGCCAACTTCATCGACCCAACCGTTACCATCAAAGTGCTCGAAGGCATCGAAGAATATATGCGCCGCCACGGAGTTACCGATGTAAATGAGTTGGTAGGAGGGATGCGGGGGTAGGCTGGGTTGGGTTTATCCCAAACTTTCCGTTAAAAATTTCCCTCAACTTCATAGTTGAATAGAATAAATAGTATATTTGCTGCTGAAAATTAACATATCATTTATTTTAGTGAAGATATGGATGGGAATTGAGAGTACAGGTTTATTTTTGGATTTGGTGTTAGAATATAGGGAGTTAATAAAATTTACAATTCCTATATAAGGACGAAATTAACTCCAATTGTGGATGTTCCTTCCTTAGGTAATGCATTATGAAGTTTTATTGCTCAATATTGGTGAAAGAAAGTGAAATGATAAGACTTTAATTTATTAATTTAGCAGATTAAATAATTTGATAATTGGAATACTTTTAAATGGCTAAAACCAACAAATTAGTTTCACCATTCTTGAAATGGGTTGGAGGGAAAAGACAACTTATGCCTCTAATTGTCGAACATTTGCCTAAAAATATTAAAGAATTTAAATATATAGAACCATTTATAGGAGGAGGTGCAGTTTTCTTTAGTTTACAGCCCAAGAACGCAATAATAAATGATTATAATGAAGAACTTATAAATGTTTATATTGCTATCAAAGATCATCTTGATGAACTGATTACAGATTTAAAGAATCACAAAAATGAATCAGAGTATTTTTATCAAATTCGTGGGTTAGATAGAACCCAAGATTTTAAAAATCTATCATCTGTTAAACGAGCTTCCAGAATAATATATTTAAACAAAACTTGTTTTAATGGACTTTATCGGGTTAACAATGCCGGTGAATTTAATGCGCCTTTTGGTCGATACAAAAATCCAAATATAGTAAACGAACCAATACTGAAAGCAGTAAATAAATATTTGAATTCAAATAATATTATTATTAAAAGTGGAGATTATACTGAAGTTTTAAATGAAGCCAACGAAAGAACTTTTGTTTATTTAGATCCTCCATACCATCCAATCTCTGAAAATTCAAATTTTACAGGATATATTCAAGGTGGATGGAATATTTTTGATCAAATAAGATTAAGAGAGGCTTGTGATGAACTCAATGCTAAAGGTGTGAAATTTTTACTATCAAATTCATCTTCTCCTTTGATAATAGATCAATATAGGCATTATGCCATATCCACTGTTAAAGCAAATAGAGCAATTAATTCGGATGGTTCTAATCGAGGTGAAGTTGATGAACTATTAATAAGAAATTATGAGTAAATCAAGAAATGATATAGCTTGGGAATTTATTTTTGAAAAGAATAAAATTCTTGAAAGAATATTAAAAGAAGGTCATTTTCAGATTTCTGCAACCAAAATTAACGAAGTTAGAGAAGCAAGATTAATGTCGAAGTTTGATCACAAATCACAACTTCCAAAAATATTTGCATATAATAATCTATCTATTTTACCAACTTCTAGAGGTAGTTATGTTATTGGAGAGTTTGAAACATTTTGTGATTTCAATACTGACGACATTGAAGTTACACCAATTGAATTTCCTACATTTCTAGAAAGCCTTGATTATCGAGATATAACAAGTGAAGCAACTGCGATAAATTGTGCTTTTGTTTCAAAGATTTTTCATAATTTCATGGACGAAGAAAATCTATTACCAACAGTGAGTGGACGAATGAGTTCATCTTCATTTAGTTTTGGAATTAATTCTTCAAAAGGAATATTCAATGTTAATGTAGGTAATTCGCAAATTGAAATTGATGGCGGTTATGAAGGGGATTCTTCCCTAAACATAATTGAAGCTAAGAATTACATTTCTGACGATTTTTTAGTACGACAACTTTACTATCCATTCAAACTTTGGATTAGCAAAATCCGAAAAAATGTTCGTCCTATTTTTTTGACATATTCAAACGGGGTTTTTCATTTGCGTGAATATACCTTTACAAACCATAATCATTATAATTCCCTGATTCTTATAAAGCACAGAAAATATGTTGTGCAGGAAGGAAGTTTTAATATTGAAATTTTAGCTCAAATTATAGACACTACAAATACAATTAAAGAACCAGATATTCCTTTTCCACAGGCAGACAGTTTTGAGAGAGTAATTAACCTTTGCGAACTTCTTAAACAAAGGGATTTTATTACAAAGGAGGAGATTACTCAAAATTATGACTTTGACTCAAGACAGACTGATTACTA
Encoded proteins:
- a CDS encoding DNA adenine methylase, with product MAKTNKLVSPFLKWVGGKRQLMPLIVEHLPKNIKEFKYIEPFIGGGAVFFSLQPKNAIINDYNEELINVYIAIKDHLDELITDLKNHKNESEYFYQIRGLDRTQDFKNLSSVKRASRIIYLNKTCFNGLYRVNNAGEFNAPFGRYKNPNIVNEPILKAVNKYLNSNNIIIKSGDYTEVLNEANERTFVYLDPPYHPISENSNFTGYIQGGWNIFDQIRLREACDELNAKGVKFLLSNSSSPLIIDQYRHYAISTVKANRAINSDGSNRGEVDELLIRNYE
- a CDS encoding transcriptional regulator — its product is MSKSRNDIAWEFIFEKNKILERILKEGHFQISATKINEVREARLMSKFDHKSQLPKIFAYNNLSILPTSRGSYVIGEFETFCDFNTDDIEVTPIEFPTFLESLDYRDITSEATAINCAFVSKIFHNFMDEENLLPTVSGRMSSSSFSFGINSSKGIFNVNVGNSQIEIDGGYEGDSSLNIIEAKNYISDDFLVRQLYYPFKLWISKIRKNVRPIFLTYSNGVFHLREYTFTNHNHYNSLILIKHRKYVVQEGSFNIEILAQIIDTTNTIKEPDIPFPQADSFERVINLCELLKQRDFITKEEITQNYDFDSRQTDYYTNAGKYLGLINTGRDSTTGQTGCFLTKKGNEVFNLNLIDRQKEFVKLMISHSVFKNSLKLHLEHGEMPPKESIVEIMKRSKLYNVGSDSTYFRRSSTVVGWINWIIKQIEE